A region from the bacterium genome encodes:
- a CDS encoding DUF3857 domain-containing protein: protein MTMILLRVLYLLVASAVIAQESPKAPPNLLFDGANAVVKYDCTSVFVNPDGTGETLRRYRVALLSDRAVRQYAQDETVYNLGYDTVEVIAARVHLPDGQIINVETSAIKDVPLPAYGKFYLQNVREKIITFPALEKGAEIEIVYKEVTREPPIDGHFNLSEYFEHTDPLQQKFVEISIPDSMKLNWKVRGEGVSHVKVDRNGRSIHTWTIQDVQQVVPEPGMPPFPEVARQLLVTTIPDWKTWSRWYHELAEPEMIADSSIRAEVKALTKGKSRDAAIKAIFQFVSNHIRYVDTALSGRKAGYKPESAAVTYRNKYGVCRDKAALMVTMLREAGIESNIVLMNPTWKIDGDVPADQFNHAIVSVTEGDSLFYLDPTVEKTTEYLAANEQDRAVLVCTQSGEDLDWTPVEDPSKNLYQVSAATTIMDNGGMFSEVTIESHGIPDLALRNYLQSISPQERDIMFQGFVQGLAPTARLDGLKISELTNLDTPLHIVLQVSAEEYAIKAGPYWLLNSIAQGRKLDFLSGWLMGGSELTQRRYPLRLESTFAVQMRETVEFPKGFKVRSLPESIDLSDKEFRLSRNCTDQGRKVTIKQSLELRALDIPLSRYPNLLEMVNQLEALERGKIVLTAKS from the coding sequence ATGACCATGATACTTCTGCGCGTACTGTATCTGCTCGTGGCATCTGCCGTCATCGCCCAAGAATCACCGAAAGCACCGCCAAATTTGCTTTTTGACGGTGCAAATGCTGTCGTCAAGTACGACTGCACGAGTGTCTTCGTCAATCCAGACGGAACCGGCGAGACCTTAAGACGATACCGGGTTGCACTTCTGTCCGACCGCGCGGTCCGACAGTATGCCCAGGACGAAACGGTGTATAATCTCGGCTATGACACAGTTGAAGTCATCGCGGCTCGAGTTCACCTCCCGGACGGTCAGATAATCAATGTAGAGACTTCTGCAATCAAGGATGTCCCGCTTCCTGCCTACGGGAAGTTCTACCTTCAGAACGTGCGAGAGAAGATCATCACTTTTCCCGCTCTGGAAAAAGGCGCGGAAATTGAGATTGTTTATAAGGAAGTTACGCGTGAACCCCCAATTGACGGCCATTTCAATCTATCTGAATATTTCGAGCATACCGACCCTCTTCAACAGAAATTCGTCGAGATTTCCATTCCAGACTCAATGAAGCTCAATTGGAAAGTCCGCGGTGAGGGCGTCTCTCACGTGAAGGTTGATCGAAACGGCCGCTCTATTCACACCTGGACGATACAAGATGTACAGCAGGTCGTACCCGAGCCGGGAATGCCGCCTTTCCCGGAAGTTGCACGTCAGCTGTTGGTAACCACAATACCGGATTGGAAAACCTGGTCTCGGTGGTATCACGAGCTTGCGGAACCCGAGATGATCGCGGACTCCAGCATTCGGGCGGAAGTGAAGGCCCTTACGAAGGGAAAGAGTCGTGACGCCGCGATTAAGGCAATATTCCAGTTTGTATCGAATCATATTCGTTATGTAGATACGGCACTGAGCGGCAGAAAAGCAGGTTACAAGCCCGAATCGGCCGCCGTTACGTACAGAAACAAGTATGGAGTGTGCCGCGACAAAGCCGCGCTAATGGTTACCATGCTTCGAGAAGCTGGAATTGAGTCGAACATAGTCTTAATGAACCCGACATGGAAGATTGATGGCGATGTTCCGGCTGATCAATTCAATCACGCTATTGTATCTGTGACCGAAGGTGACAGTCTATTCTATCTTGATCCCACGGTTGAAAAGACAACAGAGTACCTTGCAGCAAACGAGCAGGACAGGGCGGTGCTGGTGTGCACACAGTCTGGCGAAGACCTTGACTGGACGCCCGTGGAAGATCCGTCGAAGAACTTGTATCAGGTCTCGGCGGCAACGACAATAATGGATAATGGGGGCATGTTTTCGGAGGTGACAATTGAGTCTCACGGTATTCCCGACTTGGCTCTCCGAAACTACCTTCAATCGATATCTCCTCAGGAGCGGGATATCATGTTTCAGGGCTTTGTACAGGGCTTGGCCCCGACCGCCCGGTTGGATGGACTGAAAATCTCTGAACTCACGAATCTTGATACGCCGCTGCATATTGTGCTGCAGGTTAGTGCTGAAGAGTATGCAATTAAGGCCGGACCATATTGGCTGTTGAATTCGATTGCGCAAGGACGCAAGCTTGATTTCCTGTCTGGTTGGTTGATGGGTGGCTCAGAATTGACCCAGCGCAGGTATCCACTGAGACTTGAATCCACTTTTGCCGTTCAAATGCGTGAAACGGTTGAGTTCCCGAAGGGATTCAAAGTTCGGAGTTTGCCCGAAAGCATTGATCTTTCGGATAAGGAATTCAGGCTTTCTCGGAATTGCACAGATCAGGGTCGCAAAGTCACAATCAAGCAATCGTTGGAACTGAGGGCGCTGGATATACCGTTGTCGCGGTATCCAAACCTGTTGGAAATGGTAAACCAACTTGAGGCCCTTGAACGCGGAAAAATCGTTCTAACGGCCAAATCTTAG
- a CDS encoding DUF3857 domain-containing protein, translated as MSRQFALVVFLLLTAHNSYSISVPEWLETLASSSISSEDYPDASVVVLLDHRILEIDSAGAAQGFVEQCIKLVDDRAKDEQGDRSIRFDADRDTVIFEAVYTRQADGTWIEPEQDAFTITSAPEVQWASAYSQLKQQNVSFPGLAVGAVIYWKYKVVPKPGRDPWQDDFHSGIVTFGGFEPVISQIFEINCDTSHVISYEMQNSGYLPVTTIDSGRRRIRWEFKALEQLKSEPNMVSSAHLVPRLVYTSFRDWSELGLYVGEKFWKSVEKSRFAGLEFSQLTNYAGLSPKPLAQNIAFWVQQNIRTVPLALGVVGYQPSDADKVWANRYGDVRDKLTLLSALLGQYGIESYPVLMQSSNAPFSSLPVLDQFNHMILAVPFQEDTVFFDPIPRFSAPYEIGYNRTQGMSCQLIHGAPIIEPAKELVHIERRASTRMSVTLDTTGTLNGRADAEAVADYANIARSTFSDQKQLEKEIYFQHAASRIGQGCEVIQTDISDPGLLTQPIHVSLDFSCEGFAVKQGDLMLVDLPVTPFTFTVSGFYPSLPEVTYPVELPIEGLTETTVVMTLPKGYSVSYLPSAVLVDNPYLELGLVPKKLEDRIEWTQRIRYKSDIVPVDEYATIRKSFEELVSPKNRLLVLERTK; from the coding sequence ATGTCAAGGCAGTTTGCTCTTGTCGTTTTTCTGTTGCTCACCGCTCACAATTCCTATTCGATATCTGTTCCCGAATGGCTGGAGACATTGGCATCATCGTCCATCAGTTCAGAGGACTATCCGGATGCCTCGGTAGTGGTACTGCTGGATCATCGAATTCTTGAAATCGATTCGGCCGGCGCTGCGCAAGGATTTGTGGAACAGTGTATAAAGCTCGTTGACGATCGCGCGAAGGACGAACAGGGTGATCGTTCTATCCGGTTTGATGCCGACCGCGACACCGTGATTTTCGAAGCCGTCTACACTCGTCAGGCGGATGGCACGTGGATTGAACCTGAACAGGACGCCTTCACGATTACGAGCGCTCCTGAAGTACAATGGGCAAGCGCTTACTCGCAGTTGAAGCAGCAGAATGTCAGCTTTCCCGGTCTCGCTGTCGGTGCCGTTATCTACTGGAAGTACAAAGTCGTGCCAAAGCCTGGCCGCGACCCATGGCAAGATGATTTCCACAGCGGAATCGTGACCTTTGGCGGTTTCGAACCTGTAATCAGTCAAATATTCGAGATCAACTGCGATACTTCACATGTCATCTCTTACGAGATGCAAAACTCCGGATATCTTCCGGTTACGACGATTGACTCAGGCCGACGCAGGATTCGCTGGGAATTCAAAGCTCTGGAGCAGCTGAAGTCAGAACCGAATATGGTTTCGTCGGCACACCTTGTACCCCGGTTAGTATATACGTCCTTCAGGGATTGGAGCGAGCTCGGATTGTACGTTGGCGAGAAGTTCTGGAAGTCGGTGGAAAAATCGCGCTTTGCCGGTCTCGAGTTTTCGCAATTGACGAACTATGCCGGCTTGAGTCCCAAACCATTGGCACAAAATATCGCGTTCTGGGTTCAGCAAAACATCAGAACTGTCCCGCTTGCCCTGGGTGTCGTCGGGTATCAGCCAAGTGACGCGGATAAAGTCTGGGCAAATCGCTACGGAGACGTGCGCGACAAATTGACGTTGTTGTCGGCACTACTCGGCCAATACGGTATCGAGTCATATCCCGTGCTGATGCAATCGAGCAACGCACCATTCAGTTCACTTCCGGTTCTCGATCAGTTTAATCATATGATCCTCGCTGTTCCGTTTCAGGAAGATACAGTATTCTTTGACCCGATTCCCCGTTTCTCGGCACCCTACGAAATCGGCTACAACCGGACTCAAGGTATGTCTTGTCAGTTGATTCATGGGGCTCCTATCATTGAACCGGCGAAAGAGCTGGTACATATCGAACGGCGGGCAAGTACAAGGATGTCAGTTACACTGGATACCACCGGTACGCTGAACGGCAGGGCGGATGCCGAAGCTGTGGCCGACTACGCCAATATCGCCCGCAGTACGTTTAGTGACCAGAAGCAGCTTGAGAAAGAAATCTACTTTCAGCACGCCGCCTCACGCATTGGACAGGGATGTGAAGTCATCCAAACTGACATTTCCGACCCCGGCCTACTCACGCAGCCCATCCACGTGAGCTTGGACTTCTCATGTGAAGGATTTGCTGTCAAGCAAGGTGACCTAATGCTCGTAGACTTGCCGGTAACTCCGTTTACATTCACCGTGTCAGGATTCTATCCGTCGCTGCCGGAGGTCACCTATCCAGTGGAACTTCCGATTGAAGGACTAACTGAAACCACTGTCGTAATGACTCTACCGAAAGGTTATTCCGTTTCCTACCTGCCATCAGCAGTTCTAGTGGACAATCCGTATCTTGAACTCGGTCTGGTCCCCAAAAAGCTCGAAGACAGAATTGAATGGACTCAACGTATCCGCTACAAAAGTGACATCGTTCCCGTAGACGAGTATGCGACAATTCGCAAATCCTTTGAAGAACTTGTCTCACCCAAGAACAGACTCTTGGTGTTAGAGCGAACTAAGTAG
- a CDS encoding NADH-quinone oxidoreductase subunit A, with product MPDALHNNNLVVFLVLLAAVAAVVGLFVWLTVAFGPKRPNETKNAPFESGWLSKTDATQPFPIKYYLVAILFVVFDIEVAFLYPWAVSFRENGMVAFISMNVFLAILGVGLYYAVKKRVLEWK from the coding sequence ATGCCGGACGCCCTCCATAATAATAACCTTGTAGTTTTCTTAGTTTTACTTGCCGCTGTCGCGGCGGTCGTTGGGCTGTTCGTGTGGCTGACTGTGGCTTTCGGACCGAAACGTCCGAACGAAACTAAGAATGCGCCTTTTGAATCGGGCTGGCTTTCCAAGACCGATGCCACCCAACCGTTCCCCATTAAGTACTACCTCGTGGCCATCTTATTTGTCGTTTTCGACATCGAGGTGGCCTTTTTGTATCCCTGGGCGGTCAGCTTCAGGGAGAATGGTATGGTGGCCTTTATCTCAATGAATGTATTCTTGGCCATTCTCGGTGTCGGCCTCTACTATGCAGTGAAAAAGCGCGTGCTGGAGTGGAAATAG
- the nuoB gene encoding NADH-quinone oxidoreductase subunit NuoB, with protein MSRSLSGNVMTTKFDKLLGWARKYSLFQYPFVTACCGMEFMSTACSHYDIDRFGAAFPRFSPRQADVIWVVGTISHKIAPILRTVYDQTADPKWVVSFGACASCGGPYDNYATVQGIDTIVPVDVYIAGCPPRPEAVLDGLLKLQDLIQNQKHEWK; from the coding sequence ATGTCGCGTTCGTTGTCTGGAAACGTGATGACAACGAAGTTCGACAAATTGCTGGGTTGGGCGCGAAAGTATTCGCTATTCCAATATCCGTTCGTGACGGCGTGCTGCGGCATGGAATTCATGTCCACTGCCTGTTCGCATTACGACATTGACCGATTCGGCGCAGCATTTCCTCGCTTCTCGCCTCGTCAGGCGGATGTCATTTGGGTCGTCGGGACCATCAGTCACAAGATTGCGCCGATCCTTCGCACTGTGTATGATCAGACAGCTGACCCCAAGTGGGTGGTGAGTTTTGGTGCTTGCGCGAGCTGTGGCGGGCCGTATGACAACTATGCCACTGTGCAAGGGATTGACACGATTGTGCCGGTGGACGTGTACATCGCCGGCTGCCCGCCACGTCCCGAAGCCGTGCTCGACGGCTTGCTCAAACTGCAGGACCTGATTCAGAATCAGAAGCACGAGTGGAAATGA
- a CDS encoding NADH-quinone oxidoreductase subunit C, translating to MSKFPEHIAIEKTHPTAVLDWHDRFGDRTLIVESKQIVEIITLLRDSFGYDMLVDLTAVDYHPRRPRFEVVYHLLNVDGHARLRVKVQLEESHPHIASIVQLYPIADWLEREVWDMFGIKFEGHSNMKRLLLYEEFQGHPLRKDYPKTKRQPLIGPQN from the coding sequence ATGAGTAAATTCCCCGAACATATTGCGATTGAAAAAACTCACCCGACCGCCGTGCTCGACTGGCACGACCGATTTGGTGACCGCACGTTGATCGTCGAGAGCAAGCAGATAGTCGAAATCATTACACTGCTGCGCGACTCCTTCGGCTACGATATGCTCGTGGACCTGACTGCCGTGGATTATCATCCGCGCCGCCCGCGCTTTGAAGTTGTCTATCACCTGTTAAACGTGGACGGCCATGCTCGCTTGCGGGTCAAGGTGCAGCTCGAAGAATCTCACCCCCATATTGCCAGCATAGTTCAGCTTTATCCCATCGCTGACTGGCTTGAACGCGAAGTCTGGGACATGTTCGGGATCAAGTTTGAAGGTCATTCCAACATGAAGCGGCTTCTTCTCTATGAAGAGTTTCAAGGTCATCCTCTTCGCAAGGACTATCCGAAGACCAAACGCCAGCCGTTGATTGGTCCACAGAATTAA
- a CDS encoding NADH-quinone oxidoreductase subunit D, producing MPHTETLPTLETAVPINEPEFQQKEMLLNIGPAHPAMHGIIRIQTKLEGELIIESDVEIGYLHRAFEKSCEESTWNQAIIYTDRLNYVSAAINNIGYCMAVEKLLGVELPPRGQYIRTLLSEISRIGDHLTCVGASAMELGGFTVFLYMIKGREYLWELIEEYCGARVTTMASRVGGMPYDLPEGWLDKCLWVVKEIREILRECDILLTNNRIFIERMENVGVMPADRAIAWGWTGPCLRGSGVAYDVRKDFPYLVYDQLDWEVPVGRKGDNLDRYLVRMAEMEQSCRIIEQCVAKIPGGPINCENKRIVLPDKKDTYGNIEGLMNHFKLIMYGHGIRVPEGEVYFPVEGGNGELGYYIVSHPDEHSRDGCNDRAWRVRCRPPCFPMVAGLTEIINNYMIADIVPTFGSVNMIGGELDR from the coding sequence ATGCCGCATACCGAAACACTACCAACTCTTGAGACGGCCGTTCCTATAAACGAGCCTGAGTTTCAGCAGAAAGAGATGCTGCTGAATATCGGTCCTGCGCATCCGGCCATGCACGGGATTATCCGGATTCAGACAAAGCTTGAAGGCGAGTTGATTATCGAGTCTGATGTGGAAATCGGATATCTGCATCGCGCCTTTGAAAAGTCTTGCGAAGAAAGTACGTGGAATCAGGCGATTATTTACACTGACCGCTTGAATTACGTATCCGCGGCAATCAACAACATCGGCTATTGCATGGCCGTTGAAAAGTTGCTGGGAGTGGAGCTGCCGCCGCGCGGTCAATATATTCGCACCTTGCTTTCCGAAATTTCGCGCATCGGCGACCACCTGACCTGTGTTGGCGCGTCTGCAATGGAACTGGGTGGATTCACCGTGTTCCTCTATATGATCAAGGGACGTGAGTATCTGTGGGAACTTATTGAAGAGTATTGCGGTGCCCGCGTGACCACAATGGCGTCCCGTGTAGGCGGCATGCCTTACGACTTGCCAGAAGGATGGCTTGACAAATGCCTCTGGGTCGTCAAAGAGATTCGGGAAATTCTCCGCGAGTGCGATATTCTCTTGACCAACAATCGCATCTTTATCGAAAGAATGGAGAATGTCGGCGTCATGCCAGCTGACCGTGCAATTGCTTGGGGCTGGACGGGACCATGTCTGCGCGGCAGCGGTGTTGCCTACGATGTGCGCAAGGACTTTCCGTACCTGGTTTACGATCAGTTGGATTGGGAAGTGCCGGTCGGACGCAAGGGCGACAATCTTGATCGCTATCTTGTGCGCATGGCCGAGATGGAGCAGAGCTGTAGGATTATTGAACAGTGCGTGGCCAAGATTCCCGGTGGTCCAATAAACTGCGAAAACAAGCGCATCGTTCTTCCGGACAAGAAGGACACTTATGGCAACATCGAAGGCTTGATGAATCACTTCAAGCTGATCATGTACGGACATGGTATACGAGTCCCGGAAGGCGAGGTGTATTTCCCCGTCGAAGGCGGCAACGGTGAGTTGGGTTACTATATAGTGAGTCACCCCGATGAGCATTCCAGGGACGGATGCAATGACCGCGCATGGCGAGTGCGTTGCCGGCCTCCATGTTTCCCGATGGTTGCGGGACTGACTGAGATTATTAACAATTATATGATTGCCGATATTGTACCGACATTCGGTTCGGTCAATATGATAGGCGGCGAGTTGGACAGATAA
- the nuoE gene encoding NADH-quinone oxidoreductase subunit NuoE, giving the protein MPISETLQKKAEEIIFRYPEDKRASALIPLLFEVQRELGWITPESEKWVADTLGVTQVRVREVITFYSMMRAEPAGKYIIQFCQNISCCLMGGEQLQHQIEKKLGIHPGETTSDGMFTLKCVECLGGCSWGPMMLVNEDQYFRLTPERVEQVIEGLRSGNPPKPDHPTPLLGNVAGEKSK; this is encoded by the coding sequence ATGCCGATTTCGGAGACTTTGCAAAAGAAGGCCGAAGAGATAATCTTCCGCTATCCCGAAGACAAGCGGGCCTCCGCTCTGATTCCGCTGTTGTTTGAAGTGCAGCGCGAATTGGGATGGATTACGCCCGAATCTGAGAAATGGGTGGCGGATACACTTGGAGTCACGCAGGTTCGTGTTCGCGAGGTCATCACCTTCTATTCGATGATGCGCGCCGAGCCCGCCGGCAAGTACATCATTCAATTCTGTCAGAATATTTCTTGTTGCTTGATGGGCGGCGAGCAACTGCAGCACCAGATTGAAAAGAAACTCGGAATTCATCCGGGTGAAACGACCTCGGACGGCATGTTCACCCTGAAGTGCGTGGAGTGTCTCGGTGGCTGCTCGTGGGGACCCATGATGCTCGTCAACGAAGACCAGTATTTCCGGTTGACTCCGGAGCGGGTGGAACAGGTGATTGAAGGCTTGCGTTCAGGCAATCCTCCGAAACCGGATCATCCCACGCCGCTGCTCGGGAACGTGGCAGGGGAGAAGTCGAAATGA
- the nuoF gene encoding NADH-quinone oxidoreductase subunit NuoF: MIGNGSTRLLSRNFDVENLTNLEVALKHGAYEQLKRAVKMKPEEVTEIVKASGLRGHGGAGFSAGTKWGFIPKDKFPRYVTVNGDESEPGTCKDRLIFERDPHLLIEGALICAYAVQAERIYIYIRGEYFYPTRVVAEAVQQAYAKGFAGKNILNSGWSCSIHMHNGAGAYICGEETGLIESLEGKKGWPRLKPPFYPAAIGLWGQPTIVNNVETLAFVPRILEIGAEKFAGLGSPKNGGTALYSLSGNISRPGVYELPMGTPLMDLVNEYGGGIPNGRKLKAVIPGGSSSHILTAEECENLPLDFESVAARGSMLGSAAVMVIDETVSIPKLMHWMVRFYAHESCGQCTPCREGTDWLLRLSKRFLDGSARKRDIDDMWELADNIDGKTICALGAAVAWPTKSYLVKFRHEFEAACKN; this comes from the coding sequence ATGATTGGAAACGGGTCAACTCGCCTGCTGTCGCGAAATTTCGATGTTGAGAATCTGACGAATCTTGAAGTCGCATTGAAACACGGTGCCTACGAGCAGTTGAAACGCGCCGTCAAGATGAAGCCGGAGGAAGTGACAGAAATCGTGAAGGCATCCGGTCTTCGCGGTCATGGCGGAGCTGGATTTTCTGCGGGCACGAAATGGGGCTTCATTCCTAAGGACAAATTCCCGCGTTACGTGACCGTTAACGGTGATGAATCCGAACCGGGAACCTGCAAGGATCGCCTCATTTTCGAACGCGATCCGCATCTCTTAATCGAAGGCGCGCTGATTTGCGCGTATGCGGTGCAAGCCGAACGGATTTATATTTACATCCGGGGAGAGTATTTCTATCCAACGCGGGTCGTCGCCGAGGCTGTCCAGCAGGCTTATGCAAAGGGTTTTGCGGGAAAGAATATTCTCAATAGCGGATGGTCCTGCTCAATCCACATGCACAACGGAGCCGGTGCGTACATTTGCGGTGAGGAAACCGGCCTGATTGAATCACTTGAAGGAAAGAAAGGCTGGCCGCGACTTAAGCCGCCGTTTTATCCCGCGGCAATCGGATTATGGGGACAACCGACCATTGTGAACAATGTCGAGACTCTGGCCTTTGTGCCGCGAATTCTCGAGATTGGCGCTGAAAAATTCGCAGGACTTGGTTCGCCGAAGAATGGCGGCACCGCCTTGTATTCGTTGTCGGGAAATATTAGCAGACCTGGCGTTTATGAATTGCCAATGGGTACTCCGCTAATGGATTTGGTCAATGAGTACGGCGGCGGTATTCCGAACGGGCGAAAACTGAAGGCAGTCATTCCCGGTGGTTCGTCGTCACACATTCTGACTGCGGAAGAATGCGAAAATCTCCCGCTCGATTTCGAGTCTGTTGCCGCCCGCGGCTCGATGCTGGGATCGGCGGCGGTCATGGTGATAGACGAAACCGTCTCCATTCCGAAATTGATGCACTGGATGGTGCGCTTCTACGCACACGAAAGCTGCGGTCAGTGCACGCCTTGTCGCGAAGGAACAGATTGGCTGCTGAGACTCTCAAAGCGATTTTTGGATGGATCGGCTCGCAAACGCGACATCGACGATATGTGGGAATTGGCGGACAACATCGACGGAAAAACCATCTGCGCGTTAGGCGCGGCGGTTGCCTGGCCTACCAAGAGTTATCTCGTGAAGTTCCGTCACGAATTTGAAGCGGCCTGCAAAAACTAA
- a CDS encoding (2Fe-2S)-binding protein — MPLLEIDGKPVETPAGMNLIEAARLLNVEIPHYCYHAGLTVVGSCRMCQVEVEISGRKSIAIACNTKAADGMKITTRSEVVHKLRQSVLEFYLQHHPLDCPICDDAGECDLQNYYMEHGLHDSRMPLAEKKHKHKVMDVGPNIVLDSERCVLCTRCVRFCREITGTGELGVFGHGRDAELLNVPGKILDNDYAGNVVDVCPVGALTDKDFRFKRRVWYMKRTASICTGCSRGCNIFVDWETDRRYKDPQRRIQRLKPRYNRLVNEWWMCDQGRYGYHSVDEANRLLSPKTKSQSNGHALSVDEVITKIAARVESAIEKQGPGSVAVIASASSSNEDLFLLNRLFIDKLKVQNIDVTFGFEAKGKEDELLKKSDLAPNRRGALELQVKPWGGEGQGGDDLIAAAIEGEFEVVIVVRHDLSTAMSEKDFAKLRRNTGYIAYLSSHENGLTEVADDVVPIAMWAEREATYTNFQGRVQKTARPFDPAGLAIPEWEVWKKFGEIAGVELNFSDVRDVFNAIGMHFESFKGINWESVGSGGRMLNGTPEPTYKRIQTSTPLTAY, encoded by the coding sequence GTGCCTTTACTTGAAATAGACGGCAAGCCGGTAGAAACGCCGGCAGGAATGAACCTGATAGAAGCTGCACGGCTTCTCAACGTGGAGATTCCGCACTATTGCTACCACGCCGGATTGACCGTGGTAGGCTCTTGTCGTATGTGTCAGGTAGAAGTAGAGATCAGCGGGCGCAAGAGCATTGCAATTGCCTGCAACACCAAAGCCGCGGACGGGATGAAGATAACGACCAGGAGCGAAGTCGTGCACAAGCTGCGACAGTCCGTTCTTGAGTTCTATTTGCAGCACCATCCGCTTGATTGCCCGATATGCGACGATGCGGGTGAGTGCGATTTGCAGAATTACTACATGGAGCACGGGCTTCATGACAGCCGCATGCCCCTCGCGGAAAAGAAGCACAAGCACAAGGTTATGGATGTCGGGCCGAACATCGTGCTTGACAGCGAACGGTGTGTGCTCTGTACGAGGTGTGTTCGCTTCTGCCGAGAAATAACTGGCACCGGCGAACTGGGCGTTTTCGGCCATGGCAGGGATGCCGAACTCTTGAATGTTCCCGGTAAAATCCTCGATAATGACTATGCCGGCAATGTAGTGGACGTTTGCCCGGTTGGCGCCTTGACCGACAAGGACTTCAGGTTCAAACGACGCGTTTGGTACATGAAACGAACTGCCTCGATCTGCACGGGCTGCTCGCGGGGATGCAATATCTTTGTCGACTGGGAAACTGACCGCCGGTATAAGGACCCGCAGCGTCGAATTCAACGACTTAAGCCGCGTTATAACAGATTGGTGAATGAGTGGTGGATGTGCGACCAAGGGCGCTACGGTTATCATAGCGTGGATGAAGCGAACCGGTTGCTGTCGCCAAAGACAAAGTCTCAGTCGAACGGGCACGCGCTTTCTGTGGACGAAGTCATCACTAAAATCGCAGCGCGTGTTGAAAGCGCAATCGAGAAACAAGGTCCCGGCTCAGTGGCCGTTATTGCTTCGGCGTCTTCCTCAAATGAAGATCTGTTCCTCCTGAATCGTCTTTTCATCGATAAACTAAAAGTCCAGAACATCGATGTAACGTTCGGATTCGAAGCCAAAGGCAAGGAGGATGAACTCCTCAAGAAATCCGATTTGGCACCCAATCGTCGGGGCGCACTCGAACTTCAAGTTAAACCGTGGGGCGGCGAAGGACAGGGCGGTGATGACCTGATTGCGGCGGCGATCGAAGGAGAATTTGAAGTAGTTATTGTCGTCCGTCATGACCTTTCAACGGCGATGTCCGAAAAAGACTTTGCCAAGTTGAGAAGGAATACAGGTTACATCGCTTATCTGTCGTCGCACGAAAACGGTTTGACTGAAGTTGCGGATGACGTTGTTCCCATAGCTATGTGGGCGGAACGCGAAGCGACCTACACTAACTTTCAAGGTAGAGTTCAGAAGACTGCAAGACCTTTCGATCCCGCCGGATTGGCAATTCCGGAATGGGAAGTCTGGAAAAAGTTCGGGGAAATCGCCGGTGTGGAATTGAACTTTTCCGACGTTCGCGACGTGTTTAATGCGATTGGCATGCACTTTGAGAGTTTCAAGGGAATCAATTGGGAGTCTGTCGGTTCAGGTGGAAGAATGCTTAACGGCACGCCGGAGCCGACGTACAAGCGTATTCAAACTTCAACTCCGTTAACAGCCTACTGA